DNA from Tursiops truncatus isolate mTurTru1 chromosome 8, mTurTru1.mat.Y, whole genome shotgun sequence:
TTACCAGTTGTTGAAAGACAGAACTGGAGGGAACAGGTTTAACGCATCTTGATACAGATTTTAATACATAAACACTACAGTGCCGCTCTCCTACAGAGTATTTATGAGTCTGTCTTTGCTGCAACTTCGTAAGAAACTTAAGTGGAAAACGGATactaagaaagaaattgaaataaaatttacaagCGGAAGATGAGAaaagcaggaagaggaaaagcaCAGCTCAACGAAGGACCCACGCGTACGAGGTCGCTTAAGAGCACTGACTCTTTACCACGTGAATGCCCGACAGAGGACCCTCCACCACCTTTAGTCGTTACTTCGGCCTGAACTAACCAGGATCCTTCTAATAAAGCGACACGTAGCGAGCGCCTCCCTTTCTAAGCGCgacccccacctccagcccgCCCACCTGTCCGGTGCCGGGACGAACCGTGCCGCTTAAGCCGGGAAAGCGGGGATGGCCATTGGGCCGGGCCCTACCCGGGCCGGAAAACGAAAGGGAAAGGCTGATCCCAGCCGCTTACCTGGTGGAAAAGCTCGAAAAGGAGCTCTTCTGTCACTTTCGTTTCAAGGTTGCCCACAAAGAGAGTACGATCCGCTTCCGCTGCCGCCGCCCCCATCTCAGCATCGCCCCCTCCCGAAAAAGGCCGAAGGGTCACCGCCGACGCACCCACTGCGCACTCTCAGAAACCCCACGTCCTCGCGCTCCCAGGCGTCACAGACGTAAACGTCAATCACGTCGGCTCTCAGCGGCGTCAACGTGCGTTGACGGACTGCGCATGCTCAGGAGGAGAGCGCTGGGTTAAAGTGGGTCTTTGATCTGCAGACGCTCAGGTGATGGCTTCCGATGAAGTCGGTCTCAGTGTTGGAGACCGGCTGGACTGATCAGTGGAGCCGCGAAGAGTCTGCCTTGACCGTGGGACGTAACACAAATACTGCGGGCAGTGTTTGAAGATGGCCCTGAACTATGTGTCCCTGTCTGCCGGCGATCGAAGAGGCCTGGTGGCCTACCGCTCTTCCCACGGCGACCTCAGCTCGTCGGCCTTAGCGTTGGCGATGGTCTCTGGAGACAGCTTCCTCGTTACCAGTCCCGAGGAGATTCTTCCAGAACCTATTCTTCGGTCCACTGTGCGGCTGAACTTCCGGACCGAGAGCCGTCGGGCGCCTGGTGGCGGCAGGAGCCCGTCCCGCTTTACAGAGGGAAGGGAGCAGGAGGCGCGGAGCCGAAGCCGCCAAGCCAGATTCTCACCTTACCCGGGCCGTGCGGTTAAACTCGACCTCCTAAGAAGTGTCCTGCAACAGCGTCTGGTGGCACTTGGAGGTGTTAGCGCAGCCCGTCTTTCAGCTTAAAATGAATACCTCTTCTCCGCCCCTCAGCTTGTGAACAAGGCTTCTCTAAAATACTTTTTTGGTGCAACCGAAGTCTTATTTTTAGAGGACGTCTTTTcagtttaatataaaaatgcGTGGTAGTCCTGTTACTCTAGCCTAGCGCAAAGTAAAATGTTTACAGTTACTTGATTCAGATGGTTTTAAACAGCCATGATGATCAGATCGGAAGGGAGGAGcagcagagattttttttgagGTAGTCACAAAGGATGGGATCATCCTTCCCAGAGGTCAGTAATCCTTTTATCCTCCCAACAATGGATCCAAATTTGTCTTGCTTTCCACAGGTCTTACACCTCCTCCCTGGCAGATTCTCCTACTTTGAGACTTATAATTCCGAGTTTCCTTACATGCCTACCCTTCTACCTCAGATTATTCCCTCTGCCTTTACTTCTGTTGGTTTATTACTGTGGCATATCCTCCCACCTATGGCCCAACACTTCTATCATCTTGTCCTTAAAACTTCTTCCATTCCCCTCCTCCACTTTTTCTTAAGGAATATCTACAAACTTCAGTCTCTactaaaacaacaaaagcaaaacctaaaCCTTGCTCCTCTCTCAAATTATtaaaccaatttacatttctttatttgcCAAAAGTTCCAAATGAATTTTTACACTTATATTTGTCACTTTATTGCTCACATTCAATCCCACCTTCCTTAATCTGAATCTTGTCCCAAACTATACAAAAATTGGAAACCTTCATCTTACAGTTTCCTCTTAGGAAGCTGCTCATCTGTTCACTCTAGCATCTTCCTTAAACTTTCTCGTTTGTCTTTTGCCATTCCACTATTAAATAGTATTTGAAGATCTCCTCAGTGCTAAGCACTGTGGATGAACTTTACATAGCCCTGCTATCAAGGAGATCAAGGAGTGTACTCAAGATGGAGAGGCTAATAATCACCACACTGGACTGTTCATTAGGTGCAGTGATGAAAATAAACCTTGGTTGCCATGGCTCTCCGTAATACTGCACTATCCTGGTTCTTCCCTTATCTGGCTGATCGCTTCTTATCTGCTCATAATTTTGTCTTAACCATACATTCTCCAAGGTTTAAAGGGTGGTATTGGGAGAAATCTAGTGGGTTTTGTAAGTGGCAACTCTTTATGTAAGCAGGCAGTGTAGCTTTTTCCCAGCGGACTGGGGTCTGTAATTACGTTCAGATAAGCAAAATTACCACACACCAAACAATTGAATTGTGAGAACTGCATTTTAAGAATATTGACAAACCAGAGAGCTTCTGTAAGAGTGATCAATAGAGTGAGAGGTCTGGAAACCAGGTCATAAGAAAATCGTTTGAAAAGATAGTAGCTATGCGTAATATGTGCAAGGCAATGTGCTAGAGGcgattattcattgtttattcagatatttattgagcacttactctgtgcctgCTAGTAACTATGTTAGGCACTTAGAATAAAGTGGTGAACAAGATAGATACGGTCTCTGCTCTTATGGAACTTTATGTATGTCATCTAGTTCTCACAACAGCCCATAACAAAAgtattatgctttcatttttttgccaagaaaccaaggcacaaagaGATGAAGTAAACtttccaaggtcatacagctagatAGAGCCTTGTAGCCATTCAACCCAGGTTGCTCATTTGAATCACGAAACACCAAAAATAACTTGAGTGACTTTTCTCAATTCTCGCAAAGATAGTAGCTAACTAATGCTATTCTATCAATAGATATCTGAAAAGAAGTTAATTCATAATATATGGATTCCTTAGGCTGGGTGTGGTTGAGAAAGAATCCCAAACCTACATGCTAAGAATTTTAGATtgggaaagaataataaaattaaggcTGAAGGTAAGAAGGATTTTCATAAAACTTAGAGATGCCTGATGGTGGAAAATACCACCTCACAGGGTAATAACTCTCCAAAGTTCACGTAGAGGCTAAATTCTGTCAAGTATGAAATAAGACTTCttattttataagatgaaaagtTATAAATGACTTCTTCAGTTCTTTCCCATTTAACCTTTAATTCTATACCTTAAATCATGAACTTGATTAAAATTGAAAATGGAGAATTGGGGGGATGAGAAGTGAAAAATGAGGTATACATTTTTGTATAGGATGTATACATCCAATACATAGGATGACCATATTTACTGTGTAAACCAGGGCACTTGAGAGGGGAAGGCGGGCTATCAATTAATTATGCTTAGGCAATAGGCATAAATAGGGGCTGCCCTAGGCAGCCACGTTGGATCATATCACCCTAGGAGATGgtacaacattaaatacaccttTGAAGCCATATTCCTTAGCTTCAGGGAAAGAAGGCTGAGATTTGTAAACAAAGGAGCAAAAGTTTGGCATAAACGTGCACAAAATCACACAAGAGGAAGAGGATCCAGTGGGAGTGACTTGATTTCTGTTTGTTCTCACATAGGGTCATCAGGAGTAGGGCTTTGATTGAATAATAAACAGTGTATATGtgccagaaagaaaatgatatgaaaaaaatttgaTGTGAACCTTGTTCACATTAATgctccatcattttattttttttggctgcagcacgcggcatgtgggatcatagtgCCCCGGACTGGGATCGAGCCCTCGCCCCCTACAGTGAGAGTACGggatcttaaccactgggccgccagggaagtcccgatgctCCATAATTTTAAATCTGAGCCGATGGATGTCTAAATTCTCCTTGTTCTTAACATCTGCACTGGTGTCCAAGTTACAGCATCTGCCTAGAGTCACAAAGACTATTGTGGAAGCAAGGACCAACATAAACCTCTTTAAATGAAACAACTAAGTTTTCCCAAGAGTAGTCCGTGTTATTAAAAATCCATGTTAGTGtacaaaattacttttaatttaatatcACTGCTTAAGTATAGCATGTTGTCATTCTAAAATAGATGAATTTTCTAAGACAAAAAATAGTACCCCAAATTAATACTtccataagtttttaaaaagccatggtAACTTCCTTTTTGTTCTAATTGGCCATTTTTTTTATATCATACTAAGCAACTGACTAGTATGTGTCAAAGGGAAGTCCTATTAGTATATTTACTTCCTCTATTCATCAGCTCTAAAACTCTTAAAAAGAATGCCCATTTGGGGTATAGAAAAAAAGGAGGCCAAGGAGATTTTCCCTTAATAGCCAGATTTGGTGCTAAGCCTAATTGTAAGAGGGGTAACtcagcaggaagaaaagaaagaaaaggaggaaagtccTATGGGAGGGAAGAGTAGGTAGACTTAATGGTGAGGCTCAACTGTATTTCGAACAAAATTGTGTCGTTTATTCCTTTGATGAACCTGTCTAGATCCCACTTAGGTGCAGCTTTTGTCTTCCTAATTTCCATGAAAAGTACTCTCATTTTCCTAGCCAACCAAATGTGTAAGTTTGAGTATCTACAACTTCATACCACCTATTTCCTATCTTTATCGCCTGTGTCAATTCGATTGCAAAGTCCTGCTCATTTTGTCTTCACCAATGTATTTATGTTATGTTTCCGTATATACTTTCATCACCTGGACTGTATTTACCTGGACATCTATCCCGTTTTGTTTGCTTCTGTCTCTCTGCATCCTAAATATATATAGCTCCAGATCAATAAGCCCAAAGCATCTCTCTCTGATCGCATAGTTAAACTATAACTTTACAGTACCATAAACTCTTCCAGTGTTTCCCATAGTATATTCCATAGAACCTCTACTAGAAATACAAGATACTCTTTGGAAAAAAGACGAGGTCGATAAAATTGACAAATGCATGTTTTATCACCTTCTTAGGGTGCCATAATGTGTAATAACATGTTAAAGGGTCTGATAATTCCTTTAGAAAAGGAAACCTGTGTAACTTCATTTTAACCAATGATTCACAAATGTATTTGtccataaatttaaaagttttgcatACTACCTATCTTCCTGAGGAGCCTCAGTTCTACAGAAACAATTAGAAATGCTGCGTACCTAAGAAGCTCCATTGGCTCCCCACGTCAGGTATTAGAAATGGATTTTTATATGGTGTGGCAGAATTTAATAAGTTTCCAGATTGTTATGAGTTATGCAAGTGGGTTGGTTTCCTCACTCAtgatttgacaaagttcaacccCATCTTTATTCCACATGGTTTCTGGTACCTGTCTATGTCCTTGGTGGTTGGGTGGGAGGATGGAGGCAAGCGTGCAGCTGCAGATTCCCAGCCACTGAGGATCAAGCCTGGCATTGTTACTAAGGAAAGGCGTTAGGAACTTCCCCTGATGAATACGGGTAGGTGCAGTTATTAAGTATGCTAATagtataatgttaaaaaaatcattgtttacTTGGCTTTTATTTCAGTGGAATATCTGAAGGCAACCCTACTTCAAAATACACTTCTTCTGAATCAGAGGGGAAAAATAATTGTCTTCATCTTCCCAGAGACCTGAAAGTAACTGAAGCAGTGCAGCTTTAAAAACTGCACACTCTATAAACAGACTTTTAAGGCTTTCCATAATCTGACCAAGCTACATTGCCAGCCTTCTTTCATGTTCTTAATTCCCCGGGTGGCTGCTGCTCTTTTCTGCCTCTGTGTCTATGCCTATCCTAGACCTTTTAACTAAGTTGCTTGTCCTTCTCATTTTCTGCCAGTTAAATTTTTATCCATCCAGATTGGTTAAAGTTTTTACTGTTGCAAAAAATGGACTGTATTGACTCACAGAACTGGTAAAGTGTGGTGACTTCTGATATTCTGTCTACCCAACAACTAGTTATCCTTCATCTGTAGGAGCACCTTggtttttcctttccttggaaACTTCTGCCTCATCCTCTGTTCATGTATTTGGGGTGAGGCTTCACACCTAACTCCAGGGATAGAGGTATAATCTATTTCTTACCTCCCCTACTACATTGTCTGAGGGCAGACAACTTGCCtaaatttatctttgtatttattcGTACCTATTAAGTGCCCAAAGAGTAGATATTTCATAAATgcctgttaaatgaatgaatgaacttcacAGATAGGCTATTTCTCCTTGGAATCAAAATCGCAAAATGGAACATTCCAGGAAGGCAAGTGCAGGAATAAGAGTAATTGTGATAAGATAAAATAAgctttcttcaattaaaaaaaaaaaagccatgccTTTGTAGCTTACCTGGTTTTATCTTGTTAGACTGAGAACTACActcttttcactttctgtattttaattggaGGCCAAATGTGAATATTATTCTGACCTATAACTATaccatttatttaaccattctccaAGAGCTGAGTATTTAGTATTGTTCTAATTTTTCACTATATTAAATAAACACCTCAGTTTATAAGTAAAAAAGTAATAAGTTTTGTTTAAAAGTGTGCTTTGATTTGAAATCAACCTGCCTCTAGGAACATAACCTAATACAAGATGTggacaaatatttatgcacataaatatttaatgtattaattttttccctacctataatttttttaattaattaattttaaaatttatttatttttggctgcgttgggtcttttttgctgcgtgtgggctttctctagttgctacgaacaggggactactcttcgttgccatgcgggcttctcattgcagtggcttctattgttgtggagcacaggttctaggcgcatgggctcagtagttgtggctcgcgggctctcgagcacaggctcagtagttgtggcacacgggcttagttgctccgtggcatgtgggatcttcctggaccagggctcgaacccatgtccccctgcactggcaggcagattcttaaccactgcaccaccagggaagcccccctacctataatttttaaaatagggaaaCTATGTGTCCAAAATAGATGacaggtaaaggaaaaaaaagaaaaaaaaaagagtgcttactacatgccaggtcgCTACTGATTATTTCCAcaaggattattttatttaatcctcacagtcaTTCTATgacagggattggcaaactttctATAAAaagccaggtagtaaatattttagactttgtaatCCAAGAGGCAAAATTGAGGCTATTATGTAGGTATTTATGTAACAAGAAAAATTTCTGCAAAATTTGTAttgatgaatttcaaaatataataattgatACAATTTTTTGTAATGCTAATGTAACCGGggaggaccctatggggccttcccaggacagactcCTCCCCTATATCCTCTGCTTTAgatcctctctgaagtacctagataatagtaacTGATGCAcacttcctgagttgttttacagatgctaaaaccaccaacaaatggaagaaattaactacttgatgatcctgagccccagacctactggaacCTGAGGATTGATAACCTTAACCCCTGTGACAcagccctgttacctcaccatcaaccaatcagagcaTTGTGCATGAGCTGACCACATACCCTGTGACCACcgcctccctcacctggcctttaaaaatgctttgctgaaaccctttgggaAGTTTGGGGTTTTAGAGCACAAGCCACCATCCTGCTTGTATTAGCGCATTTACgataaacgctgcactttccttcaccacaatccagcgtcagtagattggctttactgcgcacaggcgagtggacccaagtttggttcagtaacactaATACTGTTAAGGAGAAGATGGAATTCTTTTTGCTTAACTGGAATTCAAAGTTGGTATTCCCTATCATCAAAATCAATAGCAAATGCTCATCTGAAAATGctgatttttaatgaattttatgtattttatctttgaaaatacctttgaaattttcttttcatggGTACTGCCAAATACTGATATCGGTCCATGAACATATGGTTTTAATTGAGTATATTCATTGCTTGGAAGGCATTTATACAATTCTATTAAATTCTGATATTTGCCTTTAAGCATGTCATTACATTGTAGATTAATTGCTTTTAATTGAAGTTTAGGTGGAAACTCCTCAACTGCACAGTTAAATGGACTTTGAAATACGGGCATTTTCTTTGCACTTAGATCTAGGTCCCAAAAGACTGTTGGACAGTAGTCTGAACTCAGAAAATATATCTACTGCAAATTTGTTTGGATATGGAGATCTTACTTCTTAACTTATTAACAGCATAGTAAAGTATATAAACCAGCTTGAGATTGCATGTGATTCAAACAAGGTTAGTTGTTGAAATGAGTCTACCACAGTATAGGTATGGTGTAGAAATGCTGTTTGGCTTTACAGCTTTACGTTTAATTCATTGAGAAACATTATCAAGCCTGTAGCAAAAGCTAATTTCCAAAGCCATTTACAGTTCGATAACAGTGGTCTAGGGCAGTTCTTCTAACCACTTAAAAATGTacaatccagggcttccctggtggcgcagtggttgagagtccgcctgccgatgcaggggacgcgggttcgtgccccgatctgggaagatcccacatgccgcggagcggctgggcccgttgagccatggccgctgagcctgcgcgtccggagcctgtgctccgcaacgggagaggccacaacagtgagaggcccacgtaccacaaaaaaaaaaaaaaatgtacaatccATTCTTAGCTGGAAGGTTCTATAAAAATTGGCAAAGGGCTGGGTTTGATCTTTGAGCCTTAGTTTGCAGAGAATTTTAGTAACTGCCCAAGGGCACAAAACTGTTTAGTGGTAGAGTGGAGATTCAAGTTTGACCAGGCAGCCTGGCCTCAGAGCCCATACTCTTGGTGACTATGCTATACTACTTGTGCTAAGGTAGCCAGCTAGCAGCTGGTGGCCAAATCCAGAGGGAAGTTTTCTTTAGCTAGCAGTTTGGgcgttttttcccctttaaaatatGCAATAATATGTACAAGACAGTGTAAGTAAAATGCAACCAATACCCATGTGAATGAAAAACGTTGCCTatcatatcagtaaacaaaggatgttacGGCCATCAGGTCACTGCAGCCACACTGAACAGTGAGCCCTAAGGGAACTCAGGGTGGAGACAACCCAGCTGCCTACTGCCAAGTCTTTAGCCATTGCAGCCCCCTAACGGTGCACCCAGAGGAGcctcaggatgggaaagcacgggacactggccctagatagccaaggtgcatatcaaaggaatgttttcagtgagcccagactcttacatcttcccatacatagaaaagtgctaaattcactaacttgagatatctggttttctttaattaacaataatcttttgatgttctgactacctggtctttattgcaaaactcctatgtatcctcgctcctcccttacctcttcagagcagtccctcagagctatctatctgagaggctgcctctggggcttgaagtcctcagaaagtctgccAAATGAaacaattctcaacttttaggatGTGCATTTTTTTCGGTCAACACCTGGGTGCTTACTACCCAACTTTAAATATTACCCCGCTCTTAAAAATCTCTTCTGTTTATCTCGCTTTGATAACCTTGTGCTCACATCACTTCCTCCCACCTGACATAATCACTGTCCTGAATTTGGCGTTTTGCATTCCCTGCTTTACTTTTTAGAACTACTTTCATTACATGTGCATGTCTAGTGTATCTCTAAGTGTAACACAGAATTGTTTTACctgttttaaaacaatataaatggtattatacTGTACATATTCTTCTGTGGCTTGCTTATTTTCTCCACTTGATTTTGctgtcatatatttaaaaataaaactaaatttgaaTACCTTTGGTGGGATATATGTTTTCAGTTACCCCCTATGTCTTATACCCTTACATTTCACATTTTAGTTACCTACCTGGCCCCTTATACCATTTGAGCTTGCAACCTCTGATTTAAGATGGCATTCCATTTACCCGTTCAAATATGAAGTTTTAGATAACATAGGAATTTATTTGTGTAATGacatttatgttatatatgaCAAAAGCTGGATGTAAAATTGTATATATGATATGCTCTAAcctatataaacaaaatatatagagaaaagacTAGGAATAATTGTGCCAAAATGTGATTTTTGGGTGATGACATTTTGTATAATATATGctgattctgtttttctgaatttacaaaataattgttaatttttatcaaaaaattgtttaaatttaaataatctgTAAAGTATTTTAATAAAGACATTATTAGTCTCTTTATTGTTTAATCATGTTAACTTCAATTAGgttatgttcatatttttaactACAAGACATCAGTCAATCAATTCCTGCATTGTTCTCCTGGTGGATCATTTCAACATAATCATGGATGATAACCAGGTACAAGGGATACTCTAGGGTAATGAACAACTGTATTAGCTCTGCTGAATCATTTGTCTTAAACCATATCAAACAAAGATTGCATTAACAGAAAGGATAGCCTACGTGGTATTTCTAAAAAAACAGTTCAATAGGTAAGAATTTGCTTCGCTTTCTCCTATGAAAGGAAGAGTGTCCACCAATGTAAGAACATGAATATCTGATCCATAGAGAAGAATACGAAGCCAGATAAAACTGACAAGTGAGATCCATTAGCTCTCCTTGCTCTGGCTCCAAGCTGACCAAGCAAACATCTGTGTAGCATGTCTTTAGGAAGAGAATGTATTAATCAGCCCACCTGAGCTTTACAAGGTCCTGTGATTATTGGCACTCTGCTTTAGCGTTTACTTTTTGTGGGTTTGGTTAGCATGAAACAGCCCAGAGAATCTAATTACATTTGGAGACCCTTACACAGATTTCCTTGATTATGAAGCTGAAGATTAGATCCTAGAACGTGAGGTCCATATCAATGTGCTGCTGTTTCTAGGAAGTCTTATCTAGACAGTCCTCTGGGTCAGCATCTCTTAGATCACAGTCCCTTCACACTCCCTTCTGTGCTTCACAGCTTCAATCTGATGATAATACTCAGTTCTATCTCCATTTTTCAAACTATTAACAAGCCTGTATGTCCAAAGCAAAGACTTGGCAATCACAGGTGCCAATTTAAGTATATTCCAATAAAATCCTACCATTTACCTCTTATTAACTGAGTAAATGAACACAACGAGGTATTTTTTGCCTGGGTTATCTGGTTATACCTGACCTCTGACAGTATTTCACATATAAAGTATTATTCATAGCCTACTTCCTTTCGGGTAAAGCAAAAGATGTTGCCATAGCACAAAGAATTTTCAGATTGTTGTGGGGGAATTCTGTAAATCTTGCCAAATTAGGGCATACCagcaattttgaaaataatcCAATATGTTGATGTGGGAAGACTGTGCATATAAATTCTTTAAttatctctccttttggcttAATTTTAGCTCCATGGTGTGAGAGTGGCTCTGCATTTTGTACCGCTGCCATAATATTGGATGGCAGTTCCACTTGGCTCCTTTCTCGGCCTGAGTTCAGAGCAATA
Protein-coding regions in this window:
- the C8H11orf71 gene encoding uncharacterized protein C11orf71 homolog; the protein is MALNYVSLSAGDRRGLVAYRSSHGDLSSSALALAMVSGDSFLVTSPEEILPEPILRSTVRLNFRTESRRAPGGGRSPSRFTEGREQEARSRSRQARFSPYPGRAVKLDLLRSVLQQRLVALGGVSAARLSA